CTTTCTTTTCATAGGGGGAAAGAGTTGCTTCCATTGAGATCCTTCCCTCAAGATAAATAGGAACAGAAAAACTCACTGTATGGCTACTTCCGTCTTTCCCTACATAATGGAGTCGTCCTTGACTCTTTTTAATTTTTCCGTTTCCCTCTTTTGGTTTCATAGGAAAAACAATCTGGCTAATCATTCCATTTTTCATCGGAGCATAGACATCGAATTCTTCCCCTTCGGGTAGTAGCACTGCAAGGGCTTGCCATCTATGGGAGGTTGTTTTCATCCTCTGAATTTCCAAGTTGGATAGTAGAGATTCTAATCGGGATTGAAATTCGGAAACTGAAACTTGCTCAACTTCTTCAGGAGTGTCTTCACTGACTCCATTCATCGAGACATCAGCCAAGAAAAAGAGGTGGTTGAGATCTTCCATGCGTGGTGTTTCAATAAGGGTTGGAAGTAGGGGGCTTTTGCCACTGAAAGAGGAGATATATGATACCTGAGTTAAGTAACCTTGCCCGCGCTCTTGGGATTGTGAAAACAAAATTCCTTGTGGGCGGATCATTCGCAGCTTTAGGACTGCTCCTGATACTTCGTAATCCTGAGCAGTAAGTTGGAGGTCATTAATGATCCCGAAGGCTTCCTTCACCAAGTCTTTTGGAGAACCATCTTGATTGCTGAGTTTTTCAGGCCACCTGCGAGGGATGGCTTGATCTTCGTCGGGAGCATAAGGGTCCGTCAGAAGCGTTGAAGCTTTCTCTCCAATACTCTTGTAGCGGTAATCGGAAGCGTTGCTAATACTATCGACTTGATAGTAATAGGAGTGGTAATAGTCTTCTGTAGGTGTGATTCGAATCGGAGCGTTAAGGGATGTGAGCTTTTTTAGCCAATTCTTTTCGATCCCGTCTGTGACAGATAGGAAAACAAGAACAAGCCAAACAACAAGAGAGATTACACCAACAGACATGAGGGCAATTAAGGACATCGACAGCTGCCTCTTCCTTGGAATGAGGTACTTGCGAGCAATCGAAAATTCAAATATCACTTGGCTTCTTTAAAAACGACGTGGCGTCTGAGGTTTTTATCGTACTTTTTTAGCTCAATTCTGTCAGGAGTATTGCGTTTATTTTTAAAAGTCCAATAGGTTTCAGCACTCTCAGTGCTCTTAAGTCGAATCTTTTCGCGTGCGCCTTTCTTTGCCATAGTTCAAATTCCTTTGTTCCCAACAATCCTAACCGATCTTACGAAAAAAGTCTAGTCTAGATATTTTAGACTTTATGAAATATTCAGGCGAGGATAGGCATGCACTTCATTAGAAAAGTTTTTCCTTTGATAGAGGTGGAAGCCAAGTCCTGCAATCATTGCCCCATTATCAACACTCAGTCCCTTTTTAGGATAAAAGACAGGATAAGGAGATTTTTCAAATAGCTCACGGAGTCTTTGGCTTTGAGTAACCCCTCCACCACAGTATATCGCTTGACAATCGAAGGTAATGGCGGCTTTTAAGGCTTTATTCACAATGTCCCCAAGAGCTGCATCTTGAAAGCTTGCTGCAATGTGTTTTTTCTCCTCATCAGCGATTATCGAGGGAGCCCGTTTGTCACAATTTGCTCCTTTTACTGTGTATAGGACGTTTGTTTTGAGGCCGCTAAAAGAAAAGTCTATAGGGCGGCCTTTTACCTGACCTGCTCGGAAGGGGTATTTGCATGCGTCTCCATGCAAAGCAAGTTTTTCAATATGGGGTCCTCCAGGATAAGGGAATCCTAAGAGCGCTGCGACTTTATCAAATGCTTCACCAACGGCATCGTCTACTGTAGTTCCTAGAATCTTGTAACCGCAGATGCTTGTCATTTTTGCTAAGAATGTATGTCCTCCAGAAGCAACGATTCCCAGGGCGGGGAAACGGGGCTTCTCGTCCATCATAGCAGAGTAAAGATGGGCTTCAACATGGTTTACCCCAACAAGGGGCTTACCCCACCCATAGGCCAAGGCTTTAGCTCCGATCACGCCTATGAGCAGAGCCCCCATTAATCCGGGTCCATTTGCCACAGCAATCAAATCGATTTCGTGCCCCTGAATTGCCTGTTCTACTAGGGGAATCAATTGGTCAATATGGTGGCGGGAAGCAACTTCTGGATAGACTCCACCAAATTGTTGATGAACCTCCGCCTGTGATGCGATGAGGTTAATTAAAATATTCACTCCATCTTCGACAACAGCCACAGCTGTTTCATCGCAAGATGTTTCAATTCCAAGGACTTTCATGGACGAAAGTATATCAAATTCCTAGTTTTTCCACTTGTAAAATATCTCTTAAAAATGAAATAACTCTCCGTAATTCAAAATTTAGGAGTTACAGATGTCTGAAATAGATTTTGCCCTTTCGGGCCCTTCAGGTGAACATTTTACAGAGTGGGATTACGATCGGCAGTGTGAAGATGAAATTACGTTTGCGCCGGGGCAACCTTCGTTTATTGAACAAAAAAACCTTGCGCAGCGTCCTTTAAACCAACGGATTACTTACAATGCAAATGAAAAGTTTACATTTTCTCTTGTTGATAATCTTATTCAGGTAAAAAGTTTTTCAAAATCTTTTAGAGAAGTGAAGGCAGATTTTTGGCAGTCAAAGCGCCTAACGACTGGGATAATAACCCTTGTAGGGACGCCTACTTTAGGATCTTTAGCGGCAGTTGGCGGACTTTCTCCTCTTGCATCTGGAGCTGTAGGAGTCGGCGCTGTTGCGCTTCTTATTTTCGGGGCATACCGAACCTATCAAGCGCATCAACAGGTGGGGCTTTGGCAGAAAAATCTTCCTGAAGCTGTAGCAATGCAGAGAAAAGAGGCTTTCGATACAGGGCTTCTTTCGATCTATATCAAAGACGACCTAGGGGCAAAATCTCAGCCAGCCCTCTTCTCAAAGGTTTTGAGTACTGTTGAACTCAATGGACTTTATCTTGAATATCTTGATGCAGTGCAAAAAGAAATGGTGGGTGTCCACAGTGCAAAGGGTAAGACAGCTCTTCTTGAGTCTGCGGCAAAATACAGTCCTCTTGGCGAAAAAATGATGAATTTTGTAAGACTTCACCCTCAATATGGAGTGCCTCTTACTCTTTACCATCAAGAGCATGCTAAGTTCGTAAAGACCTATAACATGGTTGAAAACATGGTGAGTGATAAAATTGAGGATGTGCAGCAAAAAGCTCAGGAAAATATTGATTCTGTTTCTCAAAGTAAGCAGGCAGCTCTTGCCGTGGCTTACACGACATATGCTTTGTATAAGAGAAACGCTGAATCCAAACTTGATGAGAAGCTGCAGTCCTATCCCCTAGGAGCTCAGTATGATCATTATCAACAAACAGCTCGAAATGAATACAGAACAACTATAGAGCAAGCGCAGTCGATTCGTGATACTTCGGTGCGTCTTATTTCGCTTCCCTTTGATGCTCGAATAGATACAATTCGGGGTGAAAGAGATGATTATATCAAAGACATCAGAAGAAATCGTGATGCGCACCTTCTTCCACTGTTTAATCACATCTCAAACCTCCACAGAGAAGCTCATCTTGTAGCAACCGGGGCGCAGCCTCCAAGGCAATACTTCGACCCCGCTGGACTCTACCCTCGCTTCCCTACTTACGAGATGCAACCAGTTCCCTCAGCGCCTTCACTAGAGGAAGTTTTGAGGAATGAAAGGCAGGGGTATGATGCACGAGTTTTTGATGAAATTCTTGGAATTTATCAGAGAGAAGCAGCAAATACTTAATTGGATAAGGAATGATATGACTTGAAGCTGATTCCATCAGACAACCGGAAACGGGAGGAACAAATGGAAAAAGTAAAACCGTTTAGAATTTCCAAACACACTGTGATGGAAGCATACAAACGTGTGAAAGCAAATAAAGGAGCTGCAGGGGTTGATCGACAGTCAATTGAAGACTTTGAGATTAACCTCAAAAGTAACCTTTATAAACTTTGGAACAGAATGTCATCCGGGAGTTATTTCCCTCCACCCGTGCTTGAGGTAGAAATACCCAAGAACAATGGGGGGAAACGAAAACTGGGAATTTGGATTTAAACCAACAGCATAAGTCATAGGAGCCGTATGAATCGAGAGGTTCACGTACGGATCTGTGAGGACGTGAGGGGGAGGTTCCCTCGCGTTACTCGACTTATGCCTCCGCTCATAGCGGTTGGTTACTTTGTTTTTTTAAATCTTCGTAATTTGATTCCATTACATTAATCTCCAATTAGGTGGGGTATAAGGGAGCTTACAAGAAAAGTAAAAATCCTGCAAAAATTTATTTTGGACCAAGCAAATCTGATTCTAAATTCATATTTTCTAAACCGATATCTTTTTGTTCAATATCGTACAAATAGGCATGATTTTTAAGAGTAGATATTACTGAGTAATAAGCCATCAACTTGCCTTCTTTATATCTATCTTCCCCATGTTCTAGATTGGCTTCATTCTTTATTTCAAGAGCTTGATGTTTAATTAGATCAATCATATGTAGTATATGAGATTATCCCACTAATAAATATCTTCATATAAATAAATTTTCATATTTCCTCCCAACGAACTTTTTGCAGTCCAGGGGGTACCAGGGTTAAGTGGATCTGGAGAAAAAATCGCACTAAGGTCTTTTTCATCTTTTTGGTCCCCAGCATCCATATTTTCTTCCAAAATTTCTGTTACCCCATTGATGGTCATTGTTACTTGTCCCAAATCAGTTACCGCTGTTATGTCAGCAAACATAACTTTATGATTAACATCCCAGTCAGGTATAATACCACTACTAACTCCTTTATCAGATTTAACCTCTTCGATGATTTCTTTAAAAGTAAGTTTCTCATCTGAAATAGCAAGGACTTGAGCCATTTTAACCACTGGTTCTTGAAGCCATGTTTTGAGGTAGTTCTTAGGTGCTAAATAACCTAATCCTGAGTTTGTTTCATGAGAAGGCTCTGTTTTCTTAGATTTAAACACGTAGCTCAGCCTAATACCAATATCATAAGAGCTAGCTAAACAATATTTTCCAGCTGTATACCCTCCGAAGAAACCCGCTGTTAGTCCAGGGAAGCTCTTAGGCTTCCAATTTAACTCTCCAGAATAGTTGTTGAAAGGTTTACGAAATGATGCTTTTGTTCTTAAATCGAATGTATCTGAAAAAGGGTGGAGAAGGGAGATTCCTCCTCCAATACCACTCTTGGAAAGATGGCAACCATTTTTTATGTCATATTTCACATGATCATAACTAACATCTAATCCTACAACAGTCCTAAATCTTTTGAATTGTAAATCTGCTCCTCCTTTCCCTCCCCAGGCATTTGCCCCAGCGATTCTTCTATGATTTACAAAAATTTTATATGGATCTAATGGGTTTTTAGATAGTTTTCTGCTCCATGAATGTGAGTAATATCCATCAAGTTGGCAAGACTTAACAAATAAAGAAGACATTTCTTTTTCAAATACATGTTTGATCCCAATTCCCCCTGACGCTTGATGAACCCATTTTTTTTGTGACCCTGTATAGAAGTTGAATTTCAAATCTTGCATCAAATGCTCACCACTGATTTTGATGCCAGTTTTTTCGTTGCTTCCTAGGCAGAACCCGAAAGTAGCATTACTTCTCAATTGTTTTGGACCACCTTCAAATAAACCGGACAAAACGAATGCATAAAAATCGTGAGATAATTGAATCCTAGCGGAAGGACCCAAAAAATTATTACGGGAACCTTTAGTTTTAATTTTTTCTTCAATTTCAGTTTCAGTAAAAGTGATTGTTTCTGCACACACATTTATGGAGATTAATAAGGAAATACTAATTTGACAAATGGTGATTAATCTCATTATTATTGCATACCTCTCAAAAAAATTACCTATCTTTCTAAATAAAATTATAAGAGTTATTTTTCAACAATAAACTAGGCTCTATCCCTAAAGATAAAAATTGATTAGACTATCATGAGACTATCCCACTAATTTTCTAACCCAAAAAAACGTAATTCCCAATAACATAAATGCTTCATATACAGGTGATAGAGGTATAACCGAATGTTGTGTCTGGGAATAAATGAGCGTATCCTTGGAAAGTTGAATAAATTTTCCATAAATAAGGAGATACGCTCATGGAAAAGTATGATAAATTACCAGGATTTCAGCAAGGTTTAGAAGAGATCGTGCGAGAAGGAGCGCGAAAAATGCTTCATCAAGCAATTGAAAGTGAAGTAGAAGAGTTTATAAAGCGGTGTAGCAATGCAAAAGATAAAAATGGCTATATGACTGTGAAGACAAGCGGCTACCTTCCAGAAAGAGAAATCCAATCTTGTTTGTTCTTCATCTAGTCTTCTATTGCTCATCGAACTGATTGTTACATCTACTGACTCTATTGACATTTTTTTTTATAGAATCGAAAGACAATAGGTAACTAATTCGGCTTTTTCTTTAGAATAGGGTCGGCGGCTTCGCTATCGAGGACCCAAAGCGCTTTGTTGTGAGGTGTTCCAATGAGGGAAACTGGATAGGTGTGTGTGTGACTTTTAAGAAAAACCTGGCTTACCATTTTTGCTTTGCTTTTGCCTAGCACATAGATCGCGATGTTACGAGCAGAGTTGATGCAAGGGTAGGTGAGGGTCATGCGCCAAGTCTCTTTTTGAGGGACTTTGTTTGCAGTGGCAAGGGCGACTTTTTCTTCGAGGGCTTTAGTACCTGGGAAAAGAGAGGCTGTATGACCATCTTCGCCCATTCCAAGCATTATGAGATCAAACGGGCGGGACCCTAAGATCTCTAGAATCTTTTCTTCATAGGACTTGGCGTTCTCTGCAATATTTTCTTCTGCCTCCATTCGAAAGATGTGGGTAGGTGGAATTGATAGAGATTTTAGTCCGGCATCCATTGCCATTCGAAAGTTACTGTCGGGGTCGGTTGGAGGAACAGACCTCTCATCTCCCCAAAAAATGAAGACTTTTCCCCAGTCTATTTCTCCTGAATAAGAAGGAGAAGAAAGCATTTCAAAGATCTTTTTTGGAGTTGACCCTCCCGAGAGTGCCACAGCAAAATACTCATGAGATTTCATCGCTTCTTTGGCACAGTTAAGGAAGTGTTCAACGGCAAAAGCAAGCGTGTGGTTCCGGTCCCCAGGGTGGGCAATATCTCTTGTATCGTCCCAAGAAAAAAAATGGGAATCATCACTCATCACACAGGCTTTCATTTTTAACCTCAGATAGGAGTTGAAGCATTTTCGTATAATGAAAGCTTGTTCCTTTATGGCAAATTTCTTTGACGAGAGATTGTCCTGAGACATCCTTATCTAGGACATAGTTTACAGGAAGCGAACAAAACTCGGGACTCGATTTTTCGATCGTTACATGGTGGGGACACTTCAAATTGCGCTTAAAAGCATATTGGTACCCCCGGTCGGTCTCAATCTCAATCAAGAGAAGTCTTCCAGGTGACACCTCTTCAGAAGAGTCAGGGATAATTACAGACTCAATTTCTCCAAACTCACCTTCGTAGTAAAAGGTTAGATGCTTCCCCTTTGAGTTCACCTTTTTGATGGACCACCCAAGTTGAACTGCAATCCAGGCTTGAAGATAGACTGACTGGATGTTTGTGTGGCAGAGATAGTCGGTTTCTTTTGAATTGAAGCTGATAGAGATTTTATTTGCATGCTTTAATTTTTCGAGTTCCTCAGATGACTTGAAGACATTGGCAAAGAGTTGTCTCCATCCTTCGATACGGGCCCAATTAAGGTCTGCAACGTCAGCGCCGCATCGCAGGTCATGGGAGAGCACTGCCTTTGCAAAGGCAGGCAGGTCACATGCTGCTTCAGAATCAAAGATAATTCTGTCTGCTAAGTGTTCAAGTGTTTCAGCAATGGGGTTCTCAAATGAGGGGTCATCAGCATGAACGAGGTAAATGGGGAGATCGGGCTGGATATGGGGAAGAATCACGAAGGGGACTCGGGGATGATCCTTGCTGCAGACTTCGACTTCAATCAAATCACAAGCGATTTCATACTCTCCTTCGTCGGCAGTCATTACCGAGACGGATGTCAGCAGATCTTGGTTTGAGCAGGTGTCGTCATAAGTGATAAAGATGACGCGTGAAGGAAATTTTTCAATGACCTTCTGAGCAATTTGGTTAAGGTAGCCAATGCGCTGGCATTTCTTTGCATAAATGATCAGGTTAAAGAGACAGGCCCGCATTTTATTGGATCCCTGAAGAGAATCCCAAATCCGCTCCAATTCAGATTCGATATCAGCTGGGTGGATTGTTTGTGTCATATGAGTGCACTATACCTTGTTTCTGGGGCTCATATCAAGCGCCATTTTCGTCCATCCCGTGCTAGCATCTCATCTGAAGCTTTTGGGCCCCAGGTACCAGCTTCATAGTTAGGAAAATCTTTAGGGGTTGTATTCGCCCAGTGGTCAAGAAGGGGAGTGAAAAACTGCCAGGAATGGAAGACTTCATCCTGCCTTGCAAAAAGAGTGTTATCTCCAGCGATACAATCACAAATCAATCGCTCGTAAGCATCTGGAGGGGTGAGACCGAAGAATGCTCCATAGCGGAAGTCCATTTTTACAGGTTGAATTGGACTACTCGGTCCTGGGACTTTACAGTTAATTTTTAGTGCAATTCCTTCATTTGGCTGGATCCGAATTGCCAAAACATTGGGTTCGTGTTTTTGTCCATGCTCGTGAAACAAGATTCCGGGAGGATGTTTGAAAGTCACAGCAATTTCTGTCGCTCGTTTGGGTAACCTTTTTGCGCCTCTCAAGTAGAATGGGACACCGTCCCATCTCCAATTATCAATGAAGAATCGAACAGCCCCATAGGTTTCTATCTTTGATTTGGGGTCTACATTCTCTTCTTCTCGGTATCCTTTGACCTCTTCGCCACTGGTAAATCCTTTGCCATACTGTCCACGTACGGCTGACTTCTCAAAATCATCACCCTTGAAAGGTCGGAGGGCTTCTAATACCTTAACCTTTTCATCATGAATGGCGCTCGGGCTTAAATTCACAGGAGGTTCCATTGCGATGAGTGAAAAGAGTTGCATCATGTGGTTTTGCATGATGTCGCGAACAAGTCCTTGTTCTTCGTAGAACCTTCCTCGAGTCCCAATTCCAATATCCTCTGCAACAGTAAACTGGACATGATCGATATAGCGGTGGTTCCAAAGGTTTTCAAAAATAGAATTCCCAAAACGGAATACCAAGAGATTTTGTGCTGTTTCTTTTCCAAGGTAGTGGTCAATTCTATAGAGCTGTTCTTCACTTAGGTGTTGCATCAAGTCTTTTTGAAGCTCTAAGGCCGAATTTAAATCGTGGCCAAAGGGTTTTTCAATAATGACCCGTGACCATTTTTCCTTTTCGGTCTTATGGTCATATAGGAGTTTATGCTTCTTGAGCTTCTCAATGATGGTTGGAAAAAAGCTGGGCTGAGTTGACAGATAGTAGATCCGGTTGCCTTGAGTTCCCATCTGCGTATCGAGATCTGCTAAATGCGTGGCAAACCTTTCATATCCAGCGTCATCGTCAAATTCTGACTGGTGGTAAAAGAGTTGTGAATGGAAGGAATCCCAGAGGGTTTCTTCTAGAGGTTTTACACGAGAGTGTTCACTCACTGCTTTTTTCATTTCGTCACGAAAAACTTCATCGGTCTTTTCCCGTCTTGCAAATCCGCAGCACGCAAAGTTCGCGGGGAGTTGTCCTTCTCGCTTTAAATTATATAAGGCGGGCATGAGCTTTCGCGCTGTCAAATCACCGGTTGCGCCGAAAATAACAACAACACAAGGATCTAAACTTCTTGAGGTTTGACCTGGCTCCTCAAAGGGGTGTACTTCTTCACTTACCATTTCTTAAACTTAAGTGAAGAAACGATTTTAATCTAGGAGAATTTTAGTTCTATATTCAAGCCATGAAAACTTGAAAAAATTCATTTCTTTAACCATACTCCTCATACTAAAGGATATTGGATGATAAAAAACTGTATGAGCTTGGCGTTAACCCTGCTTTGTTCAGTGGTGTTTTGTAGTGGAAATAAAGTGATAGATGAACGACTAGAAAAAATGCATCGGTATCACGCTGGAGGGTGCTGCTCAGTTTCTTGGAAAGATAGAAACTATCATGCTGAAATATTATCAATTGAGGGGCATCAGGTTACGGTTCGCGTGCTTGATCCTTCTCTTCCCATTGATTCATGGCCTAGGCTGAGTTTTGACAGAAATGAAATTTACCCTGCCTCTTATAAAAAATGTAATTCTTTAGAAAGTCTCATTGAAAGTCTTAAATATTCTCATACGCTTGTGACTCCTATAATCGAGCAGGCTTTTAGAGAAATCGATCGTGGCTGGTTTTGCTTAGAGAACCCATACTATGACACTGCAATAGATATTGGATGTAAGATGTGCATTTCCTCACCTCATATGCATATCTGGTATTTGGAGTTAAGCAAAGACCTTATTGGAAATGCTAAGAAAATACTCGATGTTGGGACCGGGACTGGGTACCTCGCTGCAATCTTTGCTTACTTAGCACCGGATGCAGAGGTATATGGGTTAGAATACTACGATTCATTAACGCATACTGCTGCAAATACAATCCAACGGAATTTTCCTAAGGAAGCAAGTAGAATTTCATTTATAACGACTGATGGAGAAAAGGGGTATTTAGAGGGAGCTCCGTATGATATTATTACCGTAGGTTTCATGTGTGAGGGAATCCCACACCCCTTAGTTGATCAGCTTAAACCTGGGGGAAGGTTGATTCTTCCTGTAGCGGCAGAAAAAAGAAAATCTAGTTATGATGAGCGGCTTTCTAGTGGGGATTTCATGGTTATTGATAAGAAAGAAGATGGAACTGTTGCAATGCATAGGGTTTTATCTTGTTCTTTTATCCCTTCCCAAACAGCTAACTAATCAAGCCTAGACGATCGTGAACATAGCATCGACACAGCTAAGTGCTCGTGCTTGAACGGAGGGGTCGATTTCTATCACGTGTCGGGGGGATTTTAGGGACTCTAAAATCCCTTCGAGGCTATTCGATTTCATGTAGCGACACATCATGCAAGAGCCGACGAGTTTAAGGTTAGGGTGCTCGACCTGAAGGCGAGAGGCAATTCCACACTCGGTAAGAATCAAAAAGGGGTTTTCATCTTTTTGATGCTCTTTTGCATAGTTTACAATCTGACTTGTAGAGCCAACGATATCCGCTGTTTTGATAACCTCTTCTGTGCATTCTGGATGGGCGAGTACCGTGAGTTTAGGGTGAACCTTTCTAAGTGTTTCGACCTCTAAGCGGGTGAACTCTTCGTGGACATAACAACTTCCATCATAAAGCTGAATTTCTTTTTTATCACCAAGCGCATTCTTTACATTTTGTCCCATGAGCTTGTCCGGCAGAAA
The window above is part of the Candidatus Neptunochlamydia sp. REUL1 genome. Proteins encoded here:
- the rpmG gene encoding 50S ribosomal protein L33, which encodes MAKKGAREKIRLKSTESAETYWTFKNKRNTPDRIELKKYDKNLRRHVVFKEAK
- the tsaD gene encoding tRNA (adenosine(37)-N6)-threonylcarbamoyltransferase complex transferase subunit TsaD; the protein is MKVLGIETSCDETAVAVVEDGVNILINLIASQAEVHQQFGGVYPEVASRHHIDQLIPLVEQAIQGHEIDLIAVANGPGLMGALLIGVIGAKALAYGWGKPLVGVNHVEAHLYSAMMDEKPRFPALGIVASGGHTFLAKMTSICGYKILGTTVDDAVGEAFDKVAALLGFPYPGGPHIEKLALHGDACKYPFRAGQVKGRPIDFSFSGLKTNVLYTVKGANCDKRAPSIIADEEKKHIAASFQDAALGDIVNKALKAAITFDCQAIYCGGGVTQSQRLRELFEKSPYPVFYPKKGLSVDNGAMIAGLGFHLYQRKNFSNEVHAYPRLNIS
- the pgl gene encoding 6-phosphogluconolactonase, with the translated sequence MKACVMSDDSHFFSWDDTRDIAHPGDRNHTLAFAVEHFLNCAKEAMKSHEYFAVALSGGSTPKKIFEMLSSPSYSGEIDWGKVFIFWGDERSVPPTDPDSNFRMAMDAGLKSLSIPPTHIFRMEAEENIAENAKSYEEKILEILGSRPFDLIMLGMGEDGHTASLFPGTKALEEKVALATANKVPQKETWRMTLTYPCINSARNIAIYVLGKSKAKMVSQVFLKSHTHTYPVSLIGTPHNKALWVLDSEAADPILKKKPN
- a CDS encoding glucose-6-phosphate dehydrogenase assembly protein OpcA, with product MTQTIHPADIESELERIWDSLQGSNKMRACLFNLIIYAKKCQRIGYLNQIAQKVIEKFPSRVIFITYDDTCSNQDLLTSVSVMTADEGEYEIACDLIEVEVCSKDHPRVPFVILPHIQPDLPIYLVHADDPSFENPIAETLEHLADRIIFDSEAACDLPAFAKAVLSHDLRCGADVADLNWARIEGWRQLFANVFKSSEELEKLKHANKISISFNSKETDYLCHTNIQSVYLQAWIAVQLGWSIKKVNSKGKHLTFYYEGEFGEIESVIIPDSSEEVSPGRLLLIEIETDRGYQYAFKRNLKCPHHVTIEKSSPEFCSLPVNYVLDKDVSGQSLVKEICHKGTSFHYTKMLQLLSEVKNESLCDE
- the zwf gene encoding glucose-6-phosphate dehydrogenase; this encodes MVSEEVHPFEEPGQTSRSLDPCVVVIFGATGDLTARKLMPALYNLKREGQLPANFACCGFARREKTDEVFRDEMKKAVSEHSRVKPLEETLWDSFHSQLFYHQSEFDDDAGYERFATHLADLDTQMGTQGNRIYYLSTQPSFFPTIIEKLKKHKLLYDHKTEKEKWSRVIIEKPFGHDLNSALELQKDLMQHLSEEQLYRIDHYLGKETAQNLLVFRFGNSIFENLWNHRYIDHVQFTVAEDIGIGTRGRFYEEQGLVRDIMQNHMMQLFSLIAMEPPVNLSPSAIHDEKVKVLEALRPFKGDDFEKSAVRGQYGKGFTSGEEVKGYREEENVDPKSKIETYGAVRFFIDNWRWDGVPFYLRGAKRLPKRATEIAVTFKHPPGILFHEHGQKHEPNVLAIRIQPNEGIALKINCKVPGPSSPIQPVKMDFRYGAFFGLTPPDAYERLICDCIAGDNTLFARQDEVFHSWQFFTPLLDHWANTTPKDFPNYEAGTWGPKASDEMLARDGRKWRLI
- a CDS encoding methyltransferase domain-containing protein; this encodes MIKNCMSLALTLLCSVVFCSGNKVIDERLEKMHRYHAGGCCSVSWKDRNYHAEILSIEGHQVTVRVLDPSLPIDSWPRLSFDRNEIYPASYKKCNSLESLIESLKYSHTLVTPIIEQAFREIDRGWFCLENPYYDTAIDIGCKMCISSPHMHIWYLELSKDLIGNAKKILDVGTGTGYLAAIFAYLAPDAEVYGLEYYDSLTHTAANTIQRNFPKEASRISFITTDGEKGYLEGAPYDIITVGFMCEGIPHPLVDQLKPGGRLILPVAAEKRKSSYDERLSSGDFMVIDKKEDGTVAMHRVLSCSFIPSQTAN